The DNA window CTTCAAATATGCCTACTCTAAATTTGCCCAAGCCCAAATCCATTGCGCCGCCACTGCTCCAGCCATTGCGAGCAAAGTTTAGCCAGGGCGCGGCAAAACTACTGTCGCCACTGTTGAGGTCCGGCGTGACAGTGGCGTCGGCATAGACGCCAAAGAACCAGCCGGGGTTGGCGTTGATACCCATAAAGCGCTCTACAGTGTTTCGGTCATTGCCGTAGGCGTTTGGCTGCGAGCTAAATTGCAGGGCCAGATAGTCGGACTGTAACCCTGAGTCTTGGCGATCAACTAGATTGCTGCTTTTACCTAGCTGCAAGCGCACGCCACTGCTGAGTTGCTGCTCATGATGCTGCAGGCGGCTGGCTGCTGAGAGGGATTGAGACTGCTGCACTAACTGACTGGCATCACGCAAAAAGGGAAAGCCCTGTTGATCAAACAGCGCCATGTTGTGGCCTTGCAGGGCACTGACCAAGCTGCTGCCGAGACCTGCGCCAGACACACTAATAGTATTTGCACCTATATCACTGAGCTGGCTATTTAAGTTGTTGCCGCTGGCAACTCCCAGGGCGCCCACAGGTCGAGTCGCTGCATCCAGATCCAATAAACCCTGCCCGTAAATACTGCTGTCGCTATAGATTCCGATCTTACTGGCAGTAGTCAGCAGACGCGCCACCAGCTCGTGATTGCCGACAGTGGGAAACATCTGTTTTAACAGTGCCAGAGAGCCACTGACTACAGGGGCGGCAAAGGAAGTGCCGATAGCGCCAGCATAATAGTGTGCGCCCACTTCGGTATCAGGCTCTGGTGATGTTGGCCCCCAAATGCGCTCGTGGGCTTCCACATTGCCGTTGCCATTGCCATCACCACCGCCCGGTGCGACCAGACAGTAGTCGGCGGCAACACCGCAGCGGTTGGAGTAAAAGGCGATTTCACCTTCGTCGTCGACGGCGGCCACTGCCAGCATATGATCTTTTAACTCGGGAAATAGGTAGGGTAGCCCGGGCATAAGTTCTGGGGAGTCGGCGTTCACAGTGTTGCCCTGATCATCTGTGTCGTTCCAGGCATTGCCTGCCGAAAAAACAAAGATTGAGCGCTGGCCACGGGATTTATTTTGCTGTGCCAGAGCATCAATGGTGAGGCCGAATGCTGACTCCACCTGAGTCGCTGTGTAAGAAGTGACCACCCCCGAAAAGCCAAAGCTCAGATTGATGATATCCACTTGATCGGCCATGGTGGTGAAGCGGTTGGCAAAGTAGTTGTCATCGGAATAATTGATCTGCTCGACTTCCAGAGGGTCGTAGGGTCCGCTGCCGGAGCCCAGGGGTATCTCATAGGCCAAGATGCTGGCGTCAAATGCCACGCCGTGCATATTGAGACCGCTACCGACATCAAATCCATCTTTGTTGGCGGCAATAACACCGGCAACCAGAGTGCCGTGGCCAATTGCATCGTCGCTTCTTGGATTGCCGCCGCTGTAGTCGCTGCCGGCATACTCGACCTTG is part of the SAR92 clade bacterium H455 genome and encodes:
- a CDS encoding S8 family serine peptidase, whose protein sequence is MLTNLPAILTLGVIVTLYGCGGGGGGQKSADSGIQIPPPTSNQDNSKPPWDSFADQIQDPSNLNESATEFETEEYDAMGALAMINASSAYARGATGSGVTVGVVDSGVYEEHIEFAQGNENKVEYAGSDYSGGNPRSDDAIGHGTLVAGVIAANKDGFDVGSGLNMHGVAFDASILAYEIPLGSGSGPYDPLEVEQINYSDDNYFANRFTTMADQVDIINLSFGFSGVVTSYTATQVESAFGLTIDALAQQNKSRGQRSIFVFSAGNAWNDTDDQGNTVNADSPELMPGLPYLFPELKDHMLAVAAVDDEGEIAFYSNRCGVAADYCLVAPGGGDGNGNGNVEAHERIWGPTSPEPDTEVGAHYYAGAIGTSFAAPVVSGSLALLKQMFPTVGNHELVARLLTTASKIGIYSDSSIYGQGLLDLDAATRPVGALGVASGNNLNSQLSDIGANTISVSGAGLGSSLVSALQGHNMALFDQQGFPFLRDASQLVQQSQSLSAASRLQHHEQQLSSGVRLQLGKSSNLVDRQDSGLQSDYLALQFSSQPNAYGNDRNTVERFMGINANPGWFFGVYADATVTPDLNSGDSSFAAPWLNFARNGWSSGGAMDLGLGKFRVGIFEGSQFKHSAAGNLLTGRNENNSHGSLLEYALWSPAFSINFQRGFISEDDSLLGANLGQNLGQLNNSGTEFFGLNGHVQFNATWQGIFAVYLGTTQSGLTENSLLGSRGLLNLDKSINSNSWSLGLNSSPDWQTDDRLSISLHQPLRVQSGQGSLQLASGRTIDRQITYETINFDLQPKGREQQLELLYQFKLGDLSAATRVEYTYQPHHSPHNPSYGVIEFSLFKAFTR